A part of Fusarium oxysporum Fo47 chromosome III, complete sequence genomic DNA contains:
- a CDS encoding aminotransferase: MTTGHLGAQLDASKLELTHAPTSKPVPHPDSPEVATLKDGTDRMIVVSWTSQQGWEAPRVVPYGPVSLMPTASALQYATQCFEGMKVFRGYDGRLRLFRPLYNCERLRNSASRIALPSFDPKELLKLIHRLCALESPKWLPKDKPGAALYIRPTLIGSDPSLGFKAPEEVQLYIFMIYWPSPKTTGLQGTRLLASSESVVRAWPGGTGAAKVGGNYAAALVEHVQAKARGFDQVLWLYGPDRQITEAGAANIFIIWKTTSGSLQMVTSPVDENNLILAGNTRRSIIELSQAMFDSEDAEDGLRCEVLERKITMIEVEEAAHEDRLLSIFSVGTAYWIQEIAEINIDGRIINIGLGKRPHVALLRNRMSDIMFGTQESEWADVVLEE, encoded by the coding sequence atgacaaccGGACACCTTGGCGCTCAGCTGGACGCCTCCAAGCTCGAGCTTACTCATGCGCCAACCTCAAAACCTGTTCCTCACCCCGACTCTCCCGAGGTTGCAACTCTGAAGGATGGTACTGATCGTATGATTGTTGTTTCCTGGACGTCTCAACAAGGCTGGGAAGCCCCTAGAGTGGTTCCCTATGGCCCAGTCTCTTTAATGCCCACTGCCAGCGCATTGCAATACGCTACGCAATGCTTTGAAGGCATGAAGGTCTTTCGCGGATATGATGGTCGCCTCCGCCTCTTTCGCCCTTTGTACAACTGTGAGCGTTTGCGCAACTCTGCATCACGTATCGCGCTCCCGAGCTTCGACCCAAAGGAACTGCTCAAGCTCATTCACAGGCTTTGTGCGCTTGAATCGCCGAAATGGCTGCCAAAGGATAAGCCTGGAGCTGCTCTTTACATCCGACCAACTTTGATCGGATCGGACCCAAGTTTAGGCTTCAAAGCACCGGAAGAAGTCCAGTTGTACATATTTATGATCTATTGGCCATCCCCAAAGACGACTGGGCTTCAAGGAACACGCTTGTTGGCGAGCAGTGAGTCAGTCGTTAGGGCGTGGCCGGGAGGTACTGGGGCAGCAAAGGTTGGTGGAAACTACGCTGCAGCTCTGGTCGAGCACGTTCAGGCCAAGGCGAGGGGGTTTGACCAGGTTCTTTGGTTATATGGACCGGACCGTCAGATCACGGAGGCTGGGGCAGCCAATATTTTCATCATCTGGAAAACAACGTCTGGATCGCTACAGATGGTTACCTCCCCTGTGGATGAGAATAACCTGATCCTCGCTGGTAATACACGACGAAGTATTATTGAGCTTTCCCAAGCCATGTTCGACAGCGAGGATGCAGAAGATGGATTACGATGCGAGGTCCTGGAAAGAAAGATCACCATGATTGAAGTAGAAGAGGCCGCTCACGAAGATAGACTCCTCAGCATTTTCTCAGTGGGTACGGCATATTGGATCCAGGAAATCGCCGAGATCAACATCGACGGAAGAATCATCAATATCGGTTTGGGCAAGAGACCTCACGTTGCACTGCTCAGAAACCGGATGAGCGATATTATGTTCGGGACCCAAGAAAGTGAATGGGCGGatgttgtccttgaggaGTGA
- a CDS encoding amidase signature domain-containing protein — protein MTSKPTLQLLEASISDLKQLLDDRVITSVELVALYLHRIGKYDCRGPCLNSITLINPEVFTEAQASDDYRASGKPARPLEGIPFTVKDSYKVKGMTVAAASPAFAKLEATSDAAIVELLRKAGAVVLGKTNMPPMADGGCQRGLYGRSESPYNQKYMPTAYASGSSYGCGVSTAAGLAPFGFAGEAVTSGRSPASNNALVAYAPSRSVIPPRGLWPLYPTCDQVVPHTRTMGDLFHVLNVVVADDDAAGDADFWRSQPYVSLPRVSEIRPADYLALANPDALRNKRLAVPRCFIGVEGAKPVNACSAGVRALWERARADIEKLGATVIETDFPLFENYTKQDFPGQSMNVPNLPEEWPALERCEMIALSWNSFLRGNGDKDIPNFTSGVELDKIHPHIAPMDDPSQHTESQNQVRYEDMVAAVKSWGDKSLADLPGCREALQALEAMRKKDLEDWMVENKYDAVVFPTNGDVALADSDENYESMMSALRDGVKYANGGRSLKHLGVPCITVPMGNLVEEKMPVGLSFCGRAYDDSNLLSYAFAYEEATKRREIPPLAPSLPSDEITVTASSPSSPTIATPTLKIASITAVCENTSDSDVRVVKVTGTCDLGSSPEASPGLEVFANGEPTSPVSWTGNNWVWKARLTRPKSGDKYPALAKVPRDQFLIVVIAKANNGRSAGSFTLLD, from the coding sequence ATGACCAGCAAACCAACGCTTCAACTGCTCGAGGCTAGCATCAGCGACCTCAAACAGTTGCTGGATGATCGAGTCATCACAagtgttgagcttgttgctCTTTACCTGCATCGCATTGGCAAATATGACTGTCGCGGTCCCTGTCTGAACTCAATTACTTTGATAAACCCAGAGGTCTTCACTGAAGCTCAAGCCTCGGATGATTACCGTGCCTCCGGGAAACCGGCACGACCTCTCGAGGGTATTCCTTTTACTGTCAAAGACAGCTACAAGGTCAAAGGCATGACAGTCGCAGCTGCATCTCCTGCGTTTGCAAAGCTCGAAGCTACCTCCGACGCTGCCATCGTTGAGCTGCTTCGCAAAGCAGGGGCAGTCGTGCTTGGTAAGACCAATATGCCACCAATGGCTGATGGCGGCTGTCAGCGCGGCTTGTACGGACGGTCAGAGAGCCCATATAATCAGAAGTATATGCCCACTGCTTATGCATCTGGTTCCTCCTATGGCTGCGGTGTATCTACTGCCGCAGGTCTGGCTCCCTTTGGCTTCGCCGGAGAAGCCGTCACTTCAGGTCGCTCGCCAGCATCCAACAATGCCCTAGTCGCCTATGCCCCCTCCCGCAGTGTTATTCCTCCCCGAGGATTATGGCCATTGTACCCAACTTGCGACCAGGTCGTTCCTCACACGAGGACTATGGGTGACCTGTTTCACGTTCTAAACGTTGTCGTCgcggatgatgatgctgccgGCGACGCTGACTTTTGGCGCTCGCAACCATATGTATCACTCCCCAGGGTTAGTGAGATTCGACCGGCAGACTATCTTGCGTTGGCCAATCCAGACGCCCTTCGAAACAAGCGACTGGCTGTCCCTCGATGTTTCATTGGAGTTGAAGGTGCCAAGCCAGTGAACGCATGCTCTGCAGGCGTCCGGGCGCTATGGGAGAGAGCGCGCGCAGACATTGAGAAACTAGGCGCCACCGTCATTGAGACTGATTTCCCGCTCTTTGAGAACTACACCAAACAGGACTTTCCCGGCCAGAGCATGAATGTTCCCAATTTACCAGAGGAATGGCCAGCGCTCGAGCGGTGCGAGATGATTGCCTTGAGTTGGAACAGCTTCCTCCGCGGCAATGGTGATAAGGATATACCCAACTTCACATCTGGCGTCGAGCTTGACAAGATTCACCCTCACATTGCCCCAATGGATGACCCATCTCAGCACACCGAGTCCCAAAATCAGGTCCGCTACGAGGACATGGTTGCTGCAGTAAAGAGCTGGGGAGACAAGAGCCTCGCTGACCTGCCTGGGTGTCGAGAGGCGCTCCAGGCCTTGGAGGCCATGCGGAAGAAGGATTTGGAGGACTGGATGGTCGAGAACAAGTATGATGCTGTGGTGTTTCCGACTAATGGCGATGTTGCGTTGGCTGATTCGGATGAAAATTACGAGTCGATGATGTCTGCACTACGTGATGGAGTCAAGTATGCAAATGGTGGCCGATCGCTGAAGCATCTTGGGGTTCCCTGTATAACTGTGCCCATGGGGAATcttgttgaggagaagatgcctGTCGGACTCTCTTTCTGCGGCAGAGCGTATGACGACTCTAACCTACTGAGCTATGCATTTGCCTATGAGGAAGCCACGAAGCGTCGGGAGATTCCGCCATTGGCGCCGTCACTGCCTTCGGACGAGATTACAGTCACCGCCTCCAGTCCTTCGTCTCCCACTATCGCCACACCAACCCTCAAGATAGCATCGATTACGGCTGTCTGTGAGAATACCTCTGACTCAGATGTCCGTGTAGTCAAGGTAACAGGAACTTGTGACTTGGGAAGCTCACCTGAGGCTTCACCCGGCTTGGAAGTCTTTGCCAATGGTGAGCCAACATCCCCTGTAAGTTGGACGGGAAACAACTGGGTGTGGAAGGCTCGCCTCACTCGACCTAAGAGTGGCGACAAGTACCCGGCGCTGGCGAAGGTCCCTAGAGATCAGTTTCTGATTGTGGTTATTGCAAAGGCAAACAACGGACGCTCTGCAGGTTCTTTTACCTTGCTTGACTAA
- a CDS encoding heterokaryon incompatibility protein-domain-containing protein, with protein MRLIEARILVETQCISFVEFYGDKPRYAILSHTWESHQEVTYQDCHHESSKLKTGYEKIRKTCELALGDGLDYVWIDTCCIDKSSSAELTEAINSMFLWYQEASVCYVYLVDKFEGSTLGDCRWFSRGWTLQELIAPKFMTFFNNSWDCIGSKNSLMSQLTVITPIDPDILRHNAPISSACIAKRLSWAAGRKTTRVEDMAYCLLGICNIHMPMLYGEGKTAFRRLQEEIIRSTYDLSLLAWTPPVSSDVLEEEYCGFLAESVNHFASCSEMYSVTDSLMDEGEISVSNKGLRLMARVCVLDYSDQGYRYVLKLDCMAPGFEGDFLTIPMRKVGPNTFVRAHSRGESGYSFHLETASWGESAFYTVTLLTAMPSLTVRSPLSVARGSDLISYSRFTLVSIELPPDISIIYAVETPVKFWDAEDRAFFGPHGSYQNWGAFVLETNTLFICFWHKEDIEWTFKASLLDMSRPEVYNLWKDLFLSAEQLGYQQMIVQYMLNNIEDEMESSVETHLKDKKIALSFKVWRAESQNLCSGPRWRVVFSRTSFVRDSSSESEGE; from the coding sequence ATGAGGCTCATTGAAGCGCGAATACTTGTTGAGACGCAATGTATTTCTTTTGTGGAATTTTACGGCGACAAACCGAGATATGCCATTCTTTCACATACTTGGGAAAGTCACCAAGAGGTCACCTACCAAGATTGTCATCATGAATCGTCCAAGTTAAAAACAGGATACGAAAAGATTCGCAAGACCTGTGAACTAGCACTCGGCGATGGGCTCGACTATGTATGGATTGACACCTGCTGCATCGACAAATCCAGCAGTGCCGAATTGactgaagccatcaactCGATGTTTTTATGGTACCAGGAGGCAAGCGTCTGCTATGTGTACCTCGTGGACAAGTTCGAGGGATCGACACTGGGAGACTGCCGATGGTTCAGTCGCGGCTGGACATTGCAGGAGCTGATAGCGCCAAAATTCATGACCTTTTTCAACAATTCATGGGATTGCATTGGTAGCAAGAACAGCCTCATGAGCCAACTTACAGTTATCACTCCAATCGACCCTGATATACTTCGTCACAACGCTCCAATTTCATCCGCATGCATCGCAAAACGACTCTCTTGGGCTGCGGGTCGAAAGACGACTCGGGTGGAAGATATGGCATACTGCTTGCTTGGAATATGCAACATCCACATGCCGATGCTCTACGGAGAAGGCAAGACTGCATTTCGAcgccttcaagaagagatcaTCAGATCGACCTACGATCTGAGCCTTTTAGCCTGGACGCCACCAGTTTCATCGGATGTGCTGGAAGAAGAATACTGCGGCTTTTTAGCTGAGTCGGTGAACCATTTCGCCTCTTGCTCGGAAATGTACTCTGTGACTGATTCCCTCATGGACGAGGGCGAAATCAGCGTTTCAAATAAGGGCCTCAGACTAATGGCCCGAGTGTGTGTTTTGGACTACTCAGATCAGGGTTACAGATACGTGCTGAAGCTGGATTGCATGGCTCCTGGTTTCGAAGGAGACTTTTTGACAATACCGATGCGTAAGGTGGGGCCTAACACTTTTGTAAGAGCTCATAGCCGCGGTGAAAGTGGCTATTCTTTCCACCTTGAGACTGCTTCTTGGGGCGAAAGTGCATTTTACACAGTTACCCTTCTCACTGCGATGCCTAGTCTGACCGTACGATCACCGTTATCTGTGGCTAGAGGCTCGGACCTTATCTCTTACAGTCGCTTCACGTTGGTTTCGATAGAGCTGCCGCCGGACATATCAATAATATACGCGGTTGAGACACCTGTCAAGTTCTGGGATGCGGAAGACCGTGCGTTCTTCGGACCCCATGGCTCATACCAAAATTGGGGTGCCTTTGTGCTCGAGACAAATACCCTTTTCATCTGCTTTTGGCATAAGGAGGATATTGAGTGGACCTTCAAGGCAAGTCTTCTAGACATGTCGAGACCTGAAGTCTACAATCTATGGAAGGACCTATTTCTCTCTGCGGAGCAACTGGGCTATCAGCAAATGATCGTTCAGTATATGCTGAACAACATTGAAGATGAAATGGAGTCTTCTGTCGAGACTCATTTAAAGGATAAGAAAATCGCACTATCTTTCAAAGTCTGGCGCGCTGAGAGTCAGAATCTATGCAGCGGTCCGCGATGGAGGGTTGTGTTCAGCAGGACAAGCTTTGTTAGAGATAGCTCTTCTGAGTCAGAGGGGGAGTGA
- a CDS encoding fungal-specific transcription factor domain-containing protein, whose protein sequence is MDMDQCHCGWTELAVKKNFRQKKSLQARQLRDHSRNLSQGRSLLTIAREDIQLSNASQTNGDPRATPSPILTPRSLQNRVLSEQSFAEPLHYDEASLLMHYLDHVFPYQYPFFDKARLSRGWLLWLLSKNGPLYRASMGLAALHQRSLLGETNNHHLELEFHTKAVRQLQDFLSSININELRPENETLVEIITCGIALISFEVLRGSATNWQPHLNAMSSIAVMMHNQPPLPQSVDQLPSPLFEGKATAAMAFHLPVLLWMDLLACVATRERPKLPYDEWLGPNCTFQLAHIMGCHNSVMKSIGDLAVLSQWKSASLDGGSLDVEEFQTERQRIEDELENVMDTTPMASMESRGLPSNILTSQAFSHTKSEQRPDQDCVTRIFAAAALSQLAALSTEVLKNISSTVVRRGVSRVILEIKVASQMVSPRQLSWPICVAGCLADQDQQPFFESLLNGVLSEGTGMIGNCGTVRDILRACWRNKAEQPNQQWDCSITMKQLDIHALLI, encoded by the exons ATGGATATGGACCAATGCCATTGTGGTTGGACGGAG CTGGCTGTAAAGAAGAACTTTAGACAGAAAAAGAGTCTTCAGGCACGTCAACTTAGAGATCACAGTCGGAACCTAAGTCAAGGACGGAGCCTATTAACTATTGCTAGAGAGGACATACAACTCAGTAACGCTTCTCAAA CAAATGGCGATCCAAGAGCCACCCCGTCGCCAATATTAACTCCTCGATCCTTGCAAAACCGGGTCCTTTCAGAACAGTCATTCGCCGAGCCCCTTCACTACGACGAAGCCAGTCTTCTGATGCATTACCTAGACCATGTCTTTCCCTACCAATACCCTTTTTTTGACAAAGCAAGGTTGTCTCGAGgctggcttctttggcttctcagCAAGAATGGGCCTCTCTATCGAGCATCCATGGGTCTCGCGGCGTTGCACCAGCGATCACTGCTAGGCGAGACAAACAACCATCACCTTGAACTTGAGTTCCATACCAAAGCGGTCAGGCAGCTACAGGACTTTCTATCgtccatcaacatcaatgaGCTGCGGCCCGAAAATGAGACTCTGGTTGAGATCATCACCTGTGGTATCGCTCTCATTAGCTTTGAG GTCCTTCGAGGAAGTGCAACAAACTGGCAACCGCATTTAAACGCCATGTCCTCAATCGCAGTCATGATGCATAATCAGCCTCCGCTTCCGCAATCAGTAGATCAGCTTCCGTCCCCTCTCTTCGAAGGCAAAGCTACCGCAGCTATGGCCTTCCATCTCCCGGTCCTACTCTGGATGGATTTGCTAGCCTGTGTAGCCACGCGGGAGAGACCAAAGCTTCCATATGATGAGTGGCTGGGACCTAATTGCACATTTCAGCTCGCACACATAATGGGCTGCCACAACTCAGTCATGAAATCCATAGGGGACCTCGCAGTTTTAAGCCAGTGGAAGTCTGCTTCTCTCGACGGAGGCagtcttgatgttgaggaattCCAGACAGAAAGACAACGGATTGAAGATGAACTAGAGAACGTCATGGACACAACTCCTATGGCCTCAATGGAATCTCGAGGATTACCATCCAATATTCTAACAAGTCAAGCATTCAGTCACACGAAATCGGAGCAGCGACCTGATCAAGATTGTGTTACTCGCATATTTGCTGCAGCGGCATTATCTCAGCTCGCTGCCTTGAGCACTGAAGTCTTAAAGAACATCTCATCGACTGTAGTGAGGAGAGGCGTCAGTCGAGTGATTCTCGAGATCAAAGTGGCATCCCAAATGGTCTCTCCTCGGCAATTGAGCTGGCCTATATGCGTTGCTGGCTGCTTAGCAGATCAAGACCAGCAGCCGTTCTTCGAATCGTTATTAAACGGTGTGCTATCTGAAGGAACTGGCATGATAGGAAACTGTGGCACAGTTCGCGATATCTTGCGGGCCTGTTGGAGAAATAAGGCTGAGCAGCCGAATCAACAGTGGGACTGTAGTATTACTATGAAACAGTTGGATATCCATGCCCTTCTGATATAA
- a CDS encoding alpha-L-fucosidase-domain-containing protein, giving the protein MHIRFLSHLGTVLCLGTASHKLANEVSATSPASLAIGNPVLTSKWLEGSDYEQVVEFFITNSDGNNPLTWADQLHVIVESSSLETTTPGTLLRLGPKQSAVVQVGVKNKAGVRAGTQCDATAVVTWGPKENPKKSSKDFSGQCGIGDYEASESSLEHHWNPDWFHEIKYGIFIHWGLYSVPAFGNRPGPKQDYAEWYGYRMTQPDFPSETYQYHRDTYGENFNYDDFVSNFTGASFDAEDWMNLVADAGAQYVVPVTKHHDGWALFDFPESVSKRSTVHYGPKRDFVKELLDVAKAKHPEIRRGTYFSMPEWFNPAYVKYYWDQHYKEIYWGRPPTNPYTNKSIEYTGYVEVDDFINDIQNPQIEALFYDYDIEMLWCDIGGPNKAPDVLAPWLNWARDQGRQVTFNDRCGAAGDYSTPEYSGISFNPKKFESNRGLDPFSFGYNYLTTDDEYLSGEEIVKTLVDNVVNNGNFLLNMGPKGDGTIPKQQQLNLLDAGEWIKGHGEGIFGTRYWPTAQTSGSLRFAMKPDAFYIHHVGQPSSPLVISEPVPWVEGDEVTAVGGSAHGTVLQVARNDGSFSVQLPDNVVQGDKQEPKMTFPEDVVVERVDLSSNRTLVEAVEGQDAVVSTVSDEAFAAQKLFIDAAISAQVKCFIPSEIDVDTREAWGNLAFIGKCVAPSLTKRKLRILTAALCIVPESRCLY; this is encoded by the exons ATGCATATACGCTTTCTTTCCCACCTGGGCACGGTCCTTTGCCTGGGAACAGCCTCT CATAAGTTGGCTAACGAAGTCTCAGCCACCAGCCCAGCTTCTCTCGCAATTGGAAATCCTGTTCTCACCTCCAAGTGGCTTGAAGGCAGTGACTATGAGCAGGTCGTTGAGTTTTTCATCACCAATTCAGATGGAAATAATCCTTTGACCTGGGCAGATCAGCTGCACGTCATCGTTGAGTCGTCTTCGTTAGAGACTACCACTCCAGGCACCCTGCTTCGCTTGGGACCAAAGCAAAGCGCTGTTGTCCAGGTCGGTGTTAAAAACAAGGCCGGAGTAAGAGCCGGAACTCAATGTGATGCAACGGCTGTTGTGACCTGGGGCCCCAAAGAGAACCCTAAGAAGTCGAGCAAGGACTTTTCTGGCCAATGTGGAATTGGTGATTACGAGGCTTCGGAAAGTAGCCTCGAACATCACTGGAATCCAGATTGGTTCCATGAGATTAAGTATGGTATTTTCATTCATTGGGGACTTTATTCCGTCCCGGCGTTTGGAAATCGACCGGGGCCGAAACAAGATTATGCTGAGTG GTATGGCTATCGCATGACTCAGCCAGACTTTCCGTCCGAAACCTACCAGTACCATCGTGATACATACGGCGAAAACTTCAATTACGACGACTTCGTGTCTAATTTCACCGGGGCCAGCTTTGATGCTGAGGATTGGATGAATTTGGTTGCTGATGCGGGAGCGCAGTATGTCGTACCAGTTACAA AACACCATGATGGGTGGGCGCTGTTCGACTTCCCCGAGTCTGTCAGCAAGCGCTCAACTGTTCACTACGGCCCGAAGCGAGACTTCGTCAAAGAGCTTCTCGATGTTGCCAAAGCCAAACACCCAGAGATCCGCCGTG GTACTTACTTTAGCATGCCGGAATGGTTCAATCCAGCTTATGTTAAATATTACTGGGACCAACACTACAAAGAGATTTACTGGGGCCGTCCTCCAACCAATCCCTATACTAACAAAAGCATCGAGTACACTGGCTACGTCGAAGTCGATGACTTTATCAACGACATTCAAAACCCACAGATAGAGGCCCTGTTCTACGATTATGACATCGAGATGCTATGGTGCGACATCGGGGGTCCGAACAAGGCCCCAGATGTCCTTGCGCCCTGGCTCAACTGGGCTCGTGATCAGGGCAGGCAAGTCACTTTCAATGATCGCTGCGGAGCTGCTGGAGATTACAGCACCCCGGA GTACTCTGGCATCTCCTTCAACCCGAAGAAATTCGAGAGCAACCGTGGCCTCGATCCTTTCTCGTTTGGATACAACTACTTGACAACAGATGATGAATACCTCTCAGGTGAGGAAATCGTCAAAACTTTGGTGGACAATGTTGTCAACAACGGAAACTTTCTGCTCAATATGGGCCCCAAGGGTGATGGAACCATTCcgaagcagcagcagctcaaTCTTTTAGACGCCGGTGAATGGATCAAGGGCCACGGTGAGGGAATCTTTGGCACTAGATACTGGCCAACTGCTCAAACGTCAGGTTCTCTCCGTTTTGCGATGAAGCCAGATGCATTTTACATCCACCATGTTGGTCAGCCATCTTCCCCACTGGTCATCAGCGAGCCTGTGCCTTGGGTCGAGGGCGATGAAGTGACTGCTGTGGGTGGTAGTGCTCATGGCACAGTGCTTCAGGTCGCCAGAAACGATGGGTCGTTCTCGGTACAGTTGCCCGACAACGTCGTCCAAGGAGACAA GCAGGAGCCAAAAATGACGTTTCCAGAAGATGTTGTCGTAGAGAGGGTAGATCTGTCCTCCAACAGGACTCTTGTCGAGGCGGTGGAGGGACAAGATGCCGTTGTCTCTACAGTTAGTGACGAGGCTTTTGCAGCACAGAAGCTGTTCATTGACGCCGCAATTTCCGCTCAGGTCAAGTGCTTCATTCCTTCTGAGATTGATGTCGACACCCGCGAAGCATGGGGCAATCTTGCCTTTATCGGCAAATGCGTTGCCCCTTCGCTGACCAAGAGAAAGTTGCGAATACTCACCGCAGCGCTTTGTATAGTACCTGAATCAAGATGTCTTTACTGA
- a CDS encoding major facilitator superfamily domain-containing protein, which yields MGVRTFFKKRSLKVSDDRVTKAADLSLRESIWPIALVTVLFFLWGFSYGLLDTLNKHFQVTLNIDRARSAGLQAAYFGAYPLASLGHAAWILRHYSYKAVFIWGLSLYAIGALIAIPCIKAKSFGGFCAAIFIIGNGLGSLETAANPFITVCGPPKYAEMRINLSQAFNGIGSVVAPVLGSYVFFNFDDEKALANVQWVYLSIAVFVLLLATLFLFSNIPEITDADMAHQAESSNSDTHDKPLRKQYRLFHASFAQFCYCGAQVAIASMFINYATETRKNTSDSTGSKLFAGAQAAFAVGRFFGVFLMKYFKPRHIFLAFLSMCVIFICPAITERGDTGIAMLYVVLFFESICFPTIVALGMRGLGRHTKRGSGFIIGGVIGGACVPPLTGVAADRHGTGMAMVVPLAFFVAAWSFPFCVNVLPGYKKGIDAFENTENEPSSIAEWGEKGSQDEQRHETVVGEVKA from the exons ATGGGTGTTCGAACGTTTTTCAAGAAGAGGTCACTCAAAGTCTCCGACGACAGGGTGACCAAAGCCGCAGACCTTAGCTTACGCGAGTCCATCTGGCCCATTGCACTTGTCacagtcttgttcttcctcTGGGGCTTCAGCTATGGCCTCTTGGACACCCTGAATAAGCATTTCCAGGTGACTTTGAATATTGATCGAGCAAGGTCTGCTGGACTGCAAGCTGCCTACTTTGG TGCCTACCCGCTTGCTTCTCTCGGCCATGCCGCGTGGATCCTACGACACTACTCCTACAAGGCCGTTTTTATCTGGGGACTCAGTCTCTATGCTATCGGCGCCTTGATTGCAATTCCCTGTATCAAAGCAAAGTCCTTTGGAGGTTTTTGTGCCGCCATTTTCATCATCGGCAATGGTCTTGGGTCTCTTGAGACAGCTGCCAACCCTTTTATCACTG TCTGCGGCCCTCCCAAATATGCCGAAATGCGAATCAATCTGTCACAAGCCTTCAACGGTATTGGCTCGGTCGTTGCACCCGTTCTGGGTTCTTATGTATTCTTCAACTTTGACGATGAAAAAGCATTGGCAAACGTGCAGTGGGTGTATCTTTCCATCGCTGTATTCGTCTTGCTGCTCGCCACCTTGTTCCTTTTCTCAAACATCCCTGAGATTACTGATGCTG ATATGGCTCATCAGGCCGAATCCTCCAACTCAGATACTCATGACAAGCCACTACGCAAGCAATACCGACTATTCCACGCCTCTTTCGCACAGTTCTGCTACTGCGGAGCTCAAGTGGCTATTGCAAGCATGTTCATCAACTATGCAACCGAAACAAGAAAGAACACCAGCGATTCCACTGGCTCCAAACTCTTTGCGGGTGCACAGGCTGCATTTGCTGTCGGTCGTTTCTTCGGCGTGTTCCTCATGAAGTATTTCAAGCCTCGCCACATCTTCCTCGCGTTCTTGAGCATGTGTGTGATTTTCATCTGCCCTGCAATTACAGAGAGAGGCGATACAGGAATTGCCATGCTTTACGTGGTATTGTTCTTTGAATCCATCTGTTTCCCAACAATTGTCGCTCTTGGCATGAGAGGTCTCGGCCGACACACGAAGCGCGGTAGCGGCTTTATCATCGGTGGAGTCATTGGTGGTGCTTGCGTTCCCCCTCTTACTGGTGTAGCAGCAGACAGACATGGCACAGGAATGGCCATGGTTGTTCCTTTGGCGTTCTTTGTGGCAGCTTGGAGCTTTCCGTTCTGCGTCAATGTTCTCCCTGGCTACAAGAAGGGTATTGATGCTTTTGAGAACACTGAGAACGAGCCATCTAGTATCGCCGAGTGGGGAGAGAAGGGCAGCCAAGATGAGCAACGCCATGAGACAGTGGTTGGGGAGGTCAAGGCCTGA